In the genome of Lathyrus oleraceus cultivar Zhongwan6 chromosome 4, CAAS_Psat_ZW6_1.0, whole genome shotgun sequence, the window ccttgtttctttgctttaggagattggtgtaagtccagttgattggcatccggtatccggttttcttgttttcctttgtgagactggtataagtccattgattggcatccggtatcatggttttgttttaggagattggtgtaagtccagtgattggcatccggtatccatttgttttgcttatttgttattgctcattattgcttattccaaaggaatcacttgaatcatcttccatatgatttcaagaggtgaacacctgagaagttttacactccctcaccctccctCTTTTATTTCTTTAAATCTCCACTTGCATGTTAATACcaacttgaaaactattgtgcaaacattttcatgtcttttcaaattagaaacctaggccttaagcctttgacttttttAAACTTCATCACTTCTTgtgaattgaattctaatcatactttgaccctcttttgtgaataaatcctaattggttaatttcactcattcaattgttttgtggctttgtccattcttgataagttttcatacattagccataggtttgatttatcctagttggttgatgttaatctcacctttttgtccttagtgattgaattgtaagacttccttgcttattatagggttaacccctcactagcaagttgaagcttttctcacatggtggacctgttgtttgcataaggttgagttttctcccgtggataacgaaagaccttagggcttttgttttaaaatgaacccacccatattttggaaatcttttagccgaactacggcgttttgatccttaccttccatggaaaggtacgtaggcaacgggttcatccgttcaaacacaaaaacaataaaaattgtatattattttctcatcccttccattcatgtttgcacaataaacatattcataacaaataacatttcatttcaacaagtgtgaaaagggctccctaggagtacctaggacgttttgggtgcctaacaccttcccattgtgtaattaacccccttacccagattctctgatcttttcattagttttttgtgtgtaaaacttcttaggcttttgttcgctttttagccattccttaggataaataaaagtgcggtggcgactcgattctttgtatgctttgcttttggtttaatcaataaatcataaagtgacgaatacaccgctacaacgTTCTCCTTAATTCTCTATTTATCGCCATGTCCACGGACTCTAAAAGCGGTGCTGTCGTCGCTTTTGCGCATCCAGGATCCCGTTCGAAAGAAAAAGGCTCATGAATTCAAAAGCCAAAACTAAGTAGGGATTGAAGTAAAACTTACCGGTTTTGACGTGGCGGAAAAACAAGTAGAAGCTTTCTTGCTTCTTTAGATTCTCTGCCTCTTTCTGCTTCTAATTCGTGATTGTGAGTCTGAATTGTTGTTGTCGTTCTCCGGTGACGCAGAAGATGAAGATGGACCAAGGATGAAGATGAATCGCAGATGAAGCTGACAACAGAAGAATCACAGAGAAGGTAAAAACAGAGAGTGAAGAATGAGTCCTCTAGAAAAACATCTCGATCTATGAATGTCGATTTGAATATATAGGGGAAGATCTAACAGAGCAAGCTAACTCTGTTAGAAGCTGAAGAGGAAAGTTGGTTAGATCACTCACGGCGTCCGCTTCCGTTAACTCGAGATTTCTGTTATAACGGTTAAATCATTTTGTTAGAAGCTGTTGGAGGTTTGTTAGGAAATGAAATTGAAATTTTGTTAGAAGTTTATGTTAgtttcattttttattttgttgcaGTTAACGTTTTGTATCAATTTTTGCATTTCGCGTTAATTGTTGTTAATTCAGTTGCGTCTTCCTGTCGTTTGGCTTATTGTCGTTTGCGTTTTGCTGCAGATGGTACGACCCATATTTGGCATCATTTCGTGTCGTTGCTTTCATTTTGGATTGACAATTACGTTTTGCAACGCGTTATGCTGTTGGACTCTGCATTTTGGTTTCACCGTTGCAGCTTGTTCTCTGTTCTTCAAATTGTTTTTCCGTTTTGCTTGAATACGATATTGTACATTAACTAGTTACATGGATATTGTGATATGAGTTTTGGAACTGGATATGGAATTGGAGTTTGGATAGGGAATATGGACATGGATACTAGATTTTGTAATGGATATTGTACTATGGCTTATGGGTCATGATTGGATTTGCCTTGGGCCGCAAAAAGGGATTTTAAGACATTGGGTTTTGCCGAATCTTTTCCTCTTCTTGGGCTGAGTTTTGTTATGTGAAAGAATATACATATGGCCCAATTCCCCATCACCAACATAGTCCAAAGCATTCTAAACAATTAAAATGGAATTCTAAAATTAATTTGATTTGCCAAACATTACTTCGAGTTTCCAAAATCAGCTTGTATTATCACAATCGATTTGAATCCAAAATCAACTTGAATTATCAACTTGAATTTCCAAATCTACCTGAATTATTCAAATCAACTAGAATTattcaaatcaatttgaattttccCATATCAACTTGAATTATCCAAATTAACTTGAAACAATGAGTAAACAATTATAGATACTTATGCGGAACGCAATGATCAAGTATGGTTTCACATGGAAATTCAAATGGAATTAAATCCAAATTTGAACACATGATGACATAACCAGAATAAGATACTATCATAATATGCACCCTTATGGACGAATGACATTGACTGAAAATGGACCATGGTCAAAGGAAATGAATGGAAGTATAAATGTACTAATGAACCAATGCAATGAGACATATGGAGTCGAGGATCAAATGGATGATCTGAATGATTAATACTATGAAACCATAATCCTCTAGTGAACTCAATGAATGACATGATGCAGACAATCCCTCCCTCAAACCAAACCAATAACTTCAGGTACGTCGGATCAAGGTTTTAAGCACACATCAAGTAATGAGGCTCACAGCCCTTATGAACCAACAAGCTAGGGTTCCATAGGGATTGAATTCTGACGTCCTAGTTCCAAGGAATCAAGTATCCATCAACCAGGGCTTTGATTAATTACCAATCCAGAAGTCCATCAAACAAAGCATTTGAACAACAACCATCCCTGATTAGGGTTTTAGATCAAGCACGAAGCTCCACCAAAAATATCTTAAACCATGGGCCCACAACTAGGGTTTAGAAGCCCAGTTCATACACGGAGGCCAAGCAACAAGATTCCTCTAGATCAAGAATTAGGGTTGCAATCCATACGATGCGCAATACTAAAATCTCCAATGCAAAACTGCTTTGTTAACCAAAAAACCTTGAATTATGATGTTTGTTAGCCaatgttaatcatgaatgaatgatgatgaatatgcATGAGACATGAATGAGGTTAAGTGGGTCTTAGGTTATAAGTTAGATGAAAAGCaaaaagggagggaaaattttggggtccgatagctgcccctatttaatcttcttgaacctgaataTAGGAATTGCGACAGCTTTTCAGGTATTCGAGGTAGAAGAGGACTAAATAACGACGTATCCAAAAATTTGCTTAAACGGGCAGTTACACTGTTGACACAGGTTTTGATATTTATGTAGGGTGTCATGGTAGAGAGTATGATATGCGTGGAGCATGATGTATGCTTTATTTTCATGATGCGTGCATGTTTGTTTGGTTAGACGTATGTCATTTATGGGGGATATGGTTCTTTATTATGGTGGGAACTCCGAATTGTCATCGATGATCGAAAGGTTAATAATGTGGGATCCAGGTAATGACATTGTTGTCCAGGATTCACCTATCTGCTGGAGAACACCAGGCATAACAACCAACAGGGAAGTCATTTAGACGTCACAAGTATTTAAGCAAAACAATTTTCAAACTACCAGCCATCTTTTAAGTTCGTAAACATTTTACAGTAATGCATAATGTTTTCCTTCAGTGTAGCTTTTATTATTCTCCAAAATTTTAAGGCATTATGTGAATAAGATAAATCAGTTATTTTGCATACAAAATATAGAAGAAGAAAAAGTACTTGATGAAATGAACCGATTTTTATTGATATGGAACTGTACATATGATGCGTACAAAGACGCAAACACCCTTGATGCAGGTGTTTccaaaattgaaaaataaattaaatggCAATAGGAAAcaatttttttggtattttttttcATTGATTACAATATTAGCCTTAGTCTACTGTAGAATGTGAATCTCGAGACCTTGCTTCGACTGACGATGATTGGATTGATCTTTGACCATCTGATATCTAGCTTGTAGCGTAATGGGCTCGAGGATCATAGTCAATGCatttatccctaacttttgcctgaacattttttattcttttcgaccaccgggatgctccttttttcctaagtcgtcctttcgggtttttgGCTTAGCGAGCTTTATATTtgttccctaacttttgcatggaccattcattttttggtccatcgtggtagccatttttgcctagatcaATGTTGCGGAGATTAATCTAGCGGGCTTTTGTaatttctttttaggcataatattttttgactatgtctgcattcactAGCGAGGGCAAGTCTTCCCCATCCATCATTATGAGGATTAGAGCCCCACCTAAAAAGGCCTTTTTGATGACGAAaggtccttcatagttaggagtccattttccccgAGGGTCTGAGTGAATAGCAGAATATCTTTTAAGTACGAGCTCTCCTGCGTGGTGCTCAAGAGGAAgaactttcttatcaaaagctcgtttgagacgtctttggtacaactgaccatgacaaACGGCCGTCAAACGCTTTTCTTCGAtcagattcagctggtcataccatgattgaacccattcagcttcgtcgAGGTTCATCTCCATGATGACTCTGAGTGAAGGGATCTCGACTTCAATTGGTAGGATAGTATtcatcccatataccaatgagtACGGAGTTTCCCCAGTGGATGTATGCACCGAGGTTTTGTAACTGTGGAGAGCAAAGGGCAACATCGCATGCCAGTCCTTCTATGTCTTGACCATTTGCTAAACGATCcttttgatgttcttattagctAATTCTATGGTGTTGTTCATCTTGGGCCGGTAAGGTGAAGAATTGTGGTTCTTGATTTTAAATTCTTCGCACATATCCTTCATCATATTATTGTCGAGATTATAGgcattgtcagtgatgatctttCTAGGTGTCCCATAGCGGCAGATTATCTTTTTCTTGATAAATCGGGTAACCACTTGTCAAGTGACGTTGGCATACGAAGAAGCTTTGACCCATTTCGTGAAATAGTCGATGGCGACCAGGATGAATCgatgaccattggaagctttaggctttatcatcccaatcatatcaatgccccacatagaaaaaggCCATGGAAAAGTCAAAACATTCAATAGAGTCGGTGGCACAAAGATCTTGTCACCATatatctgacatttgtgacatcTTCTAACAAAGTTGTAACAGTCAACCTCCATTATCGTCCAGTAATACCCAGCCTGAAGGATCTTCTTGGCAAGAGCATGACCTTTTGCATATACACCCTCGCAGCCTTCATGTATGGATTTTATGATCGTACTAGCTTTatgtctatccacacatctgagtagtacggaatcataatttctcttgtataacacatcacTGTTTAGGAAGAACTTGGAAGAGAATCTTCTCAGAGCCTTCTTATCAGTAATGGATATACCCTCAGGATACTGTTGTTTCTCCAGAAATGTCTTTATGTCATAGAACCAGGGCTTATCATCAGGGTCAGCCTCGATTGCTAGACAGTGCGCTAGTTCATCTAAGTGGTCAATATGGATAGTTGAcgcttcattcttccatttgactttgaacatagatgccaacgtagctagagcatctACTAACTGATTTTCTTCCCTAGGAATATGATGAAAAGATATTTCATCAAAGTAGCTACTAGTTTCCTGATATGCTCCTTGTAAGGTATCAACTTGCTATCCCAAGTCTCCCAATCACCTTTTACCTGACTTattaccagagctgaatcacCGTATACCTCAAGAATCTTTATCCTTAAGTCGATGGCCGCCTCCAAACCgtagatacatgcttcatattcttccatattatTGGTGCAGTCAAAACATAATCTAACGGTAAATGGAAGGTGGAAATCAGTTGGAGAAGTGATAACAGCACCTATGCCATGGCCTCGGGCATTGGAAGCACCGTCGAACACGAGTGTCCATTGCAATCCTGGTTCGGGGCCTTCCTCAGGGCTTATCTCGGAGCCTGGCATAGTGAAGTCTCTGATAAACATAATGTCTTCGTCTGGAAAGTCAAACCTTAACGGCTGATAACCTTCGTCAGGTAGGTGAGAAAGGTAGTCAGACAGAACACTCCCCTTTATCGCTTTCTGGGTCAcatactgaatatcatactcgGTCAACAACATTTTCCACCGGGAAATTCTACCAGTAACAGCAGGCTTTTCGAAGATATACTCTAtcgaatccattttggatatcaataaagtggtatggaAAATCATATATTGTGTCAGGCGTCGAGCATCCCAAgtcaaagcacaacaagttttctctaaaAGTGACTATTTGGCCTCAcattcagtgaatttcttgctgagatagtaaatagcatgttcCTTCTTGCATGTGTCGTCATGTTGGCCTAGAACGCAGCCCATAGATCCATCGAGTATCGTGAGGTACATAATGAGGGGTCTACCAGGAACGGTGGTATTAGGATTGGTGGCTCTTACAAGTACTTTTTTATTCTGTcgaatgccgcttggcaatcgtCGTTCCACACAATCGATTGATTCTTTCTCAACAGTTTGAAAATCGGTTCATAGGTAGCTGTTAAGtgtgatatgaatctggagatgtaGTTGAGTCGACCAAGGAAACCTCAGATTTCTTTTTTTGTTCGGGGAGATGGCATTTCTTGGATGGCTCGAACTTTGTCGGGATTAACCTCAATACCCTTATGAAAGACTATGAAACCCAAGAGCTTACCGGATCGGACCCCAAAAATGCACTTAGTTGGATTCAGGTGTAACTTAAACTTTCGAAGTCTGAAAAACAATTTCCTCAGATTCAGCAAATGATCTTCCTCAGTTCTGGATTTGACAATCAtgtcgtccacataaacctcaataTCTTCATGAATCATATTGTGAAAGAGGGTTACCATGGCGCGTTGATATGTTGCCCTTGCATTCTTCAGgccgaatggcattactttgtaacagtaacttccccaaggtgtgatgaaagttgtcttctccatatcttctggtgacatctttatctgattatacccggagaacccatccatgaaggaaaagaCAAAAAACCGAGTTGTATTATCGAccaaaacatcaatatgaggcaaagggaagTCATCCTTCGGACTTGCTCTATTaaggtctcggtaatctacatacattttgacttttccatccttcttcaaAACTGGGACGATGTTAGCAACCCACTATGGATACTCATAAATGGCCAAAAATCTAGTATCAAACTGCTTCttaacctcttccttgatcttgagtGCCATGTCGGGTCTAGTCCTTCTGAGCTTTTTCTTGACGGGAGGACATTCAAGTTTGAGTGGCAAGTGGTGTTCAACGATGTTGGTgtctaaccctggcatatcttgatacgaccaagcgaagacgtcaacatactcgTGAAATAACTCTACCAACTCGGAGTGTACATGTTTGGCAAGAGATGCCCCAACTTTTACTTCTTTCTATTCGGTTTCGGAACCCAAACTAATGACATGCACCGGTTCTTTGTATGGTTAGGTCTCTatttcttcgtgctcaaggagtcGTGCCAGCTCAGCTggtaattcacaatcttcctcactgtcATCTTCAGCTTAGTTGATTGGAAATCCATATTTATAGTTGATTCTTGCCATATTGTAATCAATGGTTTTGTTTGCTCTGCATATGATGAACTTATTTTAGTATGCTTTTTATGAAAgtggaaaaaggaaaaagaaatctTTTTCCATTTCGTTGTTTCAgtgaaaaagtaaaaataactAAAAGAAAAGGGAACACAAGTTTTGCATGCAAAAAGTATTTTTTATTTattcacataatacttttaaacatggAGGCGCTTACAAGCTATCCTCTCGTCTCGGGCGAGGATGAGGGATCGAGAAAACAAAATTCATTATGTTTTTTCTGAGTATACTATGGGAATCACGGTAGTCATCCAGTTAGGAAGCTTGAACCCTGGAGGACATCTGCATATGAGGCTAGGCGTCTTCAGTTTGCTGCCACTGGACTCTCCAATGACTGCCACAGTATGATCGTTTTGAAAGTCGGTGCTGCTGAATTTGACCAGGTTGAATTGCTTCTTCTTTAGGCTTGCCTTGCATGCTGACGGGTGATAACCGATACCCAATTTGTCGTGCTTCTCTTCCATGTCAACAACTTTACCCCAACCGGGAAGTGGGTCTTTCTCCAATGTCTGTTTGGCGCTTCTGACTAAAGATAGAATGATAGCGGATGATTGGTCGTGATTGACGGTAGCAGAAGTGACTTCTTCAAATTTTAAATAGTGGAGAAAAATCTCAACAATTCCTTCATCCATCTCAACATATCTGAATGACGAGAGTTCTCTAACCAACAAGTCTTCTTCCCCACACACGATTACCAGTTTATAATCAATCAAGAACTTCAACCTTTGGTGCAACGTAGAGGTGACCGACCCAGCGGC includes:
- the LOC127137612 gene encoding uncharacterized protein LOC127137612, whose amino-acid sequence is MDSIEYIFEKPAVTGRISRWKMLLTEYDIQYVTQKAIKGSVLSDYLSHLPDEGYQPLRFDFPDEDIMFIRDFTMPGSEISPEEGPEPGLQWTLVFDGASNARGHGIGAVITSPTDFHLPFTVRLCFDCTNNMEEYEACIYGLEAAIDLRIKILEVYGDSALVISQVKGDWETWDSKLIPYKEHIRKLVATLMKYLFIIFLGKKIS